The DNA window tattgaagaatgtcttgtttttttacttaaatttgagTTGGTGTCGTATTTTTGTTTGATGCGACATAATGTTTAgcttaatcaaaattttcattctagatttttttataatctgaATAATGTTTTAAACTGTTGGTGAGTCGTTTGTTATTTATACCTCTGCTGATTGTCTTGCTGTACATTTATTGAGTCCGTATTTGACTCATTCTTAACCGCAAAGGAGATGAAGTAACGAAATTATgagttattttttatcttttgaatAAAGAGTCAATTATTGCAACTTTTAGCTTATGAAGTAAACTAATCAAACCGGTCAAACACAAAAACCCCAAGATTCGGACGTTGAAGAAACAACAACCAGCTAGAATGAAGATGAAGTCCAGTATACAAGTCAACTCCAAACTAAATCCGAATCAACTTAAAATACGAACTCATCACACgggatttaaaataaataattattttgaaaacgatatttgttttcttaaggattgaaagaaaaaaattgataaaaaatatgttgGCGCTGTCGTGTAAAGTTGTCGGACCACTGCTGTAGCCGCACACTGACATAACCCATCGGGAGTGCCCAGCGGGCTAGTAAATGTGCCCAAGCGTGAAGTCAATGCAATGCAAGTAGGACCAAACTTAGGCTCTAGGCCCGACCCAAGGTGAACGTAGGCCCCATGCATggtgtcacgggctcagtcttttcactgacgatccgtgcggcactaattactatcttcgcaagaacgagtaattagtcagccttactcgacgcaacactcggcgtttaatagaattgacacaagaattctagagagagagagtaactcttaaAAAGAAtagtatattactcgaatacttggtgatttacaatgtaatacctcacaggtatttataggactaattctagctgttacattgattgtgcactaatttagggattccttaaaattatcaatcaaggacattcctaattaaggacattccttttatatatCAATTAGTGATCcactaatcaaggaattcctttTAACTCTCCATTATgtgcgctaatcaaggaccttccttccagcttccttccaatctagaatcttccttgggttgggcttaaaagggctcaagcctcctcctcttcttgggccaggaggattgggccgtgacattctccttaagcctcctcttcctgggccaagaagattgggctgtgacattctcccccactcaatctggcgacgtcctcgtcgcttCCTCCTTGTAGGCCCTGATGATATTTCCACATGAGATAAAAGTTTTGAGCGACGTGCTGACTTTCTAACCCGTTTTTTCTCTAAGAAAGGGCCTTCGTATTGCCTCACAAGCCCTTTATGAATTTTCGAAAATTgtctctcttgatggaggagaagttttactatcactcggtttcctccgaactccaagtgtcttctcttcttttcctcccatttcttcattcttttggcggtCTTGGCTATTTCGCACTTCCCTTtcgtgaatggaaactcctctggttgcctcttcaattcctccaatttggaaggtttaatgcgataaagaactgtcgccgatggtttagtacatttgactaactcttctctgATATTcacctctctcttatggtggAGTTTCTCTGATACTCCAGCGGGCATTACATCGTGACCTTTCTCTAGTACAATTGTAATTTCTGGATGTATCTTCTCTTTAGACGcaattttctcatcttctttcctAGCGACAAAAGATGATGAGTAGGTGTCCTccgcaccttttgagagttgcatggcagataggtgcctagtttctctcttgccctctcttgttaaaggtattgtgcgagtattaccctgctctagaatgtacatcatATTGGCAGAAGGGAGTAGGATGGCATTTACCTTGTCAAGGAATTCTATGCcgagaaccattttgtagtcatcCATGTCGATAATGGAGAAATCTAGAAGGCcggtccactcccccaagttgatcttcacattacgagcaactccataagtcgcacttggtgccgagttgactgctttaagccacccTTTCTCTTTAGTGTACTTAATCCCCAGTCTTCCCGCCTCCTTTACCTctagaaaattgttgttggctcccgtatccaacaaagctttaaccatgtggtttcttactCTAGTTTCCACAAATAGTCGTCCTTTCTTCACGAACTTTGACTTATCAAATTTTGCTGTAACGGCACTGATTAGGTTTAACGACCCCAAGCGAGCTTCATCGTGAAggcgttcttgctcctccatcaatgctGATAGTTTATTCTTCATAGGGCACTCTCTTGCTTTGTGCGGCCCTTCgcaaaagaaacactttatccggGGTTTCTCTCCATGTTTCTCGTCACGATCTCCTTTACCATTGGATTTGGTAAACTTAACTGGGTCTTCATTGTTATAGATATGgtctccaccattttccccattgtcattcctctcataggtcgactttggtttctcGTGCCTTCTCATCTCGACAAGAGATTCAGCCACGGCAATTGCGGAGCTTAGATCTTGGACACTACGTCGTTCCAATTCCAActtcgcccacatttgtagaccatcagtgaaggcaaacaaggcttcgtcgtctgagtagttagggatctcaaggagagtaaCGAtaaactccttgacatactccttgatactccctctttgtgagagtcgccgcaacttggcccttgcttctcgaatagcgttttcaggatagaactgtctcttgagttcctccttgaattcaccccaggtattgatagaacacgtacctttttcaatgtcgctactccttcgcctccaccacagcattgcggtgtcttccaggtatgtcgtggcagtatcaatcttcctcgcctcttctactaggccgagTGCTTTGAAGTACTGGTCCAGACTCCATAAGAAGTTGTCGATCTCCttcgcattcctctcgcctaaatacgctttaggccttggaatGTCTATCCTTATCGGATTGGGGACTCCTACAGGTGCGCGTCTgcactcttgcgcaaccgccttcttgagtaacgccaCATCCTCTTCGGTATCTTGTAACTTAGAAgtcattacctcgagtttctcagTCAAGGTCCTGATTTCACCAAGGAGGGTCTTCTCCACGATCTGAGcttgctcttgacatttggacaagccttcgttcagggcaccttgcattcctcctcggagctcgtctctctccttctcaagctcggcaatgcgttcctctaggtccccgtcattatcttgtccgtacgccACGGTGAGTTCTACCTTATCCAACCTAGCGATGATGTCAACGATAGCGTCTCTTGATCTatctctttctttggtagctttgattcctcccgcctgaactttgcgagagttcctaccatcttctccggtcccgtggggaagattctctacttcgtccACGACCTTTGAATTTTCTTCTGATCTTTtcgtcatttcagctctgataccaattgtcacgggctcagtcttttcactgacgatccgtgcggcactaattactatcttcgcaagaacgagtaattagtcagccttactcgacgcaacactcggcgtttaatagaattgacacaagaattctagagagagagagtaactcttaaAAAGAAtagtatattactcgaatacttggtgatttacaatgtaatacctcacaggtatttataggactaattctagctgttacattgattgtgcactaatttagggattccttaaaattatcaatcaaggacattcctaattaaggacattccttttatatatCAATTAGTGATCcactaatcaaggaattcctttTAACTCTCCATTATgtgcgctaatcaaggaccttccttccagcttccttccaatctagaatcttccttgggttgggcttaaaagggctcaagcctcctcctcttcttgggccaggaggattgggccgtgacattctccttaagcctcctcttcctgggccaagaagattgggctgtgacaaTGGACGTTCAACGCCATGTAGACGCTGGCCCATCACCGCGACCTAGGCAGTCTTCTCCATCTTCTTCGCGCAGCAAGCAAAAACTAGTTGAAAAAgtcaaatttcataatttttaatttaaaagctTGGTTTGTTTCTTGTAATTGAGTTTGTAAAAGATGTGTGCATACTTTTTAGagcttaaaataaaaaatttaaataatttgtgttcttcattttccaaAATTTAAACTCTGTTTTCTGTTTAGTCGGTCGAATTGGTATTGAAGTTCATGATTTGGATGATGTACATGTGTTAATGGTGAATCAAAAATCGTTTTTGGTTGCTGTTGTTGTTTGGTTTTGTTGAGCTACAGGCTAACCTTCATGGCCTTATTTTTGTTGTCAGTTGCGGTTACAATCataaaaacaattcaaacaaCACCTATTAATATTGGCTCTATATTGATGATTTATAAGGTTTGAGATTTTGGACTTGAGAAAGATataaagaaatgaagtattgtgtttgaaaaaatcttaCTTAATTGCTAGTGTTTGGGGTTTCTGTGACGCCTGTGATTTAAGAATcgagaaatatattaaatttgaaatgataaaaatacaatatttctgcaaaatatttgaaatattcaaGAAcctaaaatgttaaatatttgaaatcttAATTACAAAGAAGAAAATATGAGTAGGAGATTCATTGCACCTTCATTTTGTAAAAACATGAGGGAGTGTAGATTCTGTAAAATACTCCTTTCTAACATCCTCCACCGAGCAAAACCTTACCTTCAAGTATAGAACAGTCAATGAACATCAGATGATACAATAAACCAAGCAAGAACGAAACAAAATCTACAAGCGATTGATTAGATGTTATATTAAGCTTTCTTACCAGGGAAGCATACGACTTCAGCAAGGGCTTTACTAAAGCCCAGACTGGCTTGAATACAAACGGAGCTTCCACAAAAAGTACTTCACTCAGCCTTCTTGGGtaataatagtaaaatacaTCAAACTGCGAGAAATATGAGTAAGTTGTGTGTCATATTTAGAACAACATTCATTGTAAGTATTCAGATGGTCAACAAGCGAAGCAGAAGGAAACCCAATTAAGACATGATCAGATTCATGTTGAAAACACGATAAACTGAAGCTTTTGAAAATAATGACCAAAATAGCTGTCATTGGCAAGTAATGCAGGGAGCTAGATAGTTATATGGTCATCATTTAGTTGGATCAAATTAGCAACAAACTATTCAATTCAGCTTGGACATGTTTCATAAAGTAGAATGAATAATTGAAAATGCAATCTCAGATCAGATGCAAAGAATGGACATTAGATCCTGATCAAATATTATCCAGGCTAGTTTGACGGATGAAActtattattgtataattttgcTTTTGAAAATGAGAACTGGGCATGTTAAGCATCTCAAATTATGAGGTTTAATTTCCTTTTCGCAAAAAAGAAGGGAAGAATATGCAATCTCTGCAAGGTAAACATGGTGGTAGTCATTACTAACGAAAAGAGAGCATCTAAgtgaaaattaatttgatttttccaATGAAAATTACCAAAAATGTCAGGAACTTGAGATCTGTGTTCTCTGTGCTAAAACCTCGGAGATCAAGTATTACAAGTATTTCTTGCTTGTCAGCCGGGAGTTGTTTCAGTGCCTTCTCAATCAGGAAAACGCATAGCTTCTCACTATCTGATGATTGTTGCTTCTGAAACCATAAACAATCAATCATCACAAGTGTGAACTAAAAAAGACGCAAACTGAATAAGAATTTCTGATGCCATAATTTGTTCTTAATCTAGTGAAGACTAGATTCACAATTTATAAAGAACAAAAATGTTCAAACATCTTCAGAATGGCTAGTCTAAGCTTTATACTTACAGCAGGAAGATGTTTGGATGCCACTACTATTAGAACCGGTCTACCATGTGTATCGTGAAACTCATGCAAGTAAGATTTTCCAGTTTCAGCTATACTTCTGATTGACTCTTCCGACAACTCCGAGACACCAAACTCGTGATACCATTTCTAAAAAATGTTACAGAAAAAACAAACTCCATTGACATGCATTCCCTTTTGCAtactattttctttttcctgtTAAAAGAACCAGACATGAAGGCAAAAACATTTCAAGCTTTAACTATTCTAGGAAGAAGAGTAGGATACAATAGCTTTAGCCAATTTGGAAACAGCTTCTTCAACAGAAAATTTACGATCTTTCAGAAACCATAAAATCATATCTTCATCATCCCTCCCATATCTCCCAATCGGCAACTTATAATGATCATTCTGAAGTTTCTCTTTAACCTCCACCACTAACTGCAAATGATAAGTATAAACATGGTAACTATAGAAATAAGTTTTCAGTGTGAAATTTTCACCATTGCTGATTAATCCAACCACCCTCTAAAATATCAAGCAGTATGGTGATTTTGTAGTTTCTAACAAGAACTTCCTTAGAGGATTGTTTCATCAAAAACCCTAACTCATGTAGGTCAACAATTCTTGGCACAATTAAGGTAATCTGAACATCCCCAAGTTAGTATTCAATTAGGAGCCAAGAATAACTACCCTATTCCAGAAAAAATAGGTTTAGTAAGAATCCATACATAAGGATTATTTATATCCATAGATTAGATATGAAATACAgtaaaaaaatctgaatttaTCTGAAAAGAGGAATGGGCAACCTTACTGGACTCGATTGAAGATACGATTGGATTTTGTACAGAGAATGTTCTTATAAGTCTACTGGAACGGGGAGAAGGAACAGTTAGGTagccaaatgaagaacacaaccgTAGCGCCATTTTTTTGTGATTCGCCGCCTCTTTCTTTACAGTTTTCAAGATGATGGGTACTGATTTGAATTGCGAATCCTCTCTTTACAATGAGATTACATGAAGATTCTAATGACAGATTTTGATTAGGTGAGCGGTGGTGAACGTCATTGaatgatatataaattttgatttgatgctGTAGGAAATGGCTGTAAATGTAATAGTTAgagatagaaaaaaaatgttgatgtAAATGAgtcaaaatcttttatttagTTTTCAACTCAAAGTAAAACCCTATTTAATTTCGAcgaaattcaatttgaatcacaaattcacaagtAAAATACTTACAAAGAAGGGTTGAGGGAATAAGAAACAGGAAATTATAAACGAGAAACATGTAGACGGATTTATTTTAGGAGATtagttttgaccctagtttattAATCATGTTAAACGGGTCGACTTAATCAATTCTACTCAAATTTAGGGCAGACAATTTTGGACCCACACGAAAACACGATCCGAATACGAAAAAATTAGGTTAGtgtcatgtattttttattcgGGTCAAAATCAGGTCGACCTGtttaacctaattaataaaCAGGTCAAAATCGAGTCGACGTGAAATTACTCAAAGTAGACCCGATAACTCGTTtacaagtttttatttttttgagttttgtgttattctttTCTACTCGCtcactaattaaaatttattataaatgtatttataatttagcTTTAACAAATCATGTTcatattagaaattaaattttgacaaaaattattaaactggTCAGATTAAAAACTACTCAAATTGTCACCTCTAATAAAACCCATAAATTGAGTTagtttcttaaattaaatttatttataaaaaatatagcaAATAgaagtaaaagaaaaaactatgagcatatttaagtatatattttttttgtcctACTCTTGTAAATAGTTAAAAATGCAGTTATATTTAAACATTGGcatataacaataaattatatcacAATTCAGACTAAGTAACACCAAAATATGAAGTTAAATGAACAGTCATCCTAAAACCACTAAAAGTAGACATTTAATTGcaacacaacacacaaaaatacatttttatataacaGTCTCAAACAAAAAGCATCGTTTCAAAGAAGTGCAGCATTCAACAATGAACAAACAATAAGCACAAGTACAGGCCAAGTTCATAAAACTGAAATGTCAGAGTTTAGAATTCGAATAATAAGAACAAATCACTTCATATACTTATGGAGAAATTTCCTGTGAAAATCACTTCTAATGGTGTCATTTATAAACCTTTTAGGTGCTTTCACCTCACCACGAGCCTGGTTCTTGAACACAACATCATCATCCCACCTATTAAAAAAATGtccaacatttttaaatttgaggaAAACCCtgaaataaaaacaagaaaattctAGTCATTCATCGACTGACCTCCTTTTCACATTAAATGAAGTTGGATTATTAAGAAGAGGGTTTCCTTTTAGCAACTCTGCTTCTTTAACCTTCAGCTCTTCTTCTTGCTCCTGTCGTTCCTATAAAAATGCACACATgggaatttgaaaatttgattattactctcgTAGCTTTGTTTTTGAGTATACGATTTGCAAGAGAATGTTAACTTCTTACATTGCGGAGCTTTTCCTCAGCTCTTTCCTTCTTTATTTGTTCAAGCTCGGCTAGAAGTGCTTCTGTATcatcctcatcttcatcatcgtcgtcatcatcatcactaGTCATAAGTAAATTCAGTTTAGAAACccaaaaacaaaaatgattaGCAAAAAGTTCATCATGCCCACCTTTCATCACTTCTAACTTCAACATCAGCATCATCTGCATCTACATTTCTTGAAACAAGACGATCATCTATATCCCTACGAGACCCTGCAAAATAATCATGAAACCATTTAAACCATTCAGAAAGAAAGAGGTACTCTTCAAATTTTGAAGCAGAAGTAGGGTCTCAATGTTAACCTTCCAGTAAAAGATGACTTCCTTTCCTACGATCTCTATCCTCTGGAATCATAAGAAAATAGAATCATCAATGTCTCAATTTTGCACCGGAGAAAAACAAGTGTGAAGAGAAACGAGAAATCCTTGCGCATACCAACGTAGGACTTATCCTTAGATGAGAAATGCCTTCTCTCCCGATCTTCCAATTCATCGCGGAGGTTCCTCTTGTGCACTTCATCTTGAGTGTCTTGTCCCTCTTTTCTGCACCAAACCCATATGAATCAGACTAATCCGAAACAGTTAGGAGAAACTCGAAAGTACGAAATTCTAACCTGGGCTTCAGAGTCGTGTGAGCAGCAATGTCTCTTGAAGAATACTTCTGAGAAGGGCCGAAAATTCGAGTGCCACCTTGTTCATTTCCACCTTTGGCAGGAGCCCAGGTTGGACGAGCAGCAGTTGTCATGTTATCTTACTCTATTTAATCAAACAAGTAAACATCATATCATGCCAGTAACAAAAACCAATCAATTATCAGTAAAGGTATAGAATTTGAAATCATTTGATTCGGTtccctatatatataatcaaagtaGGTTCAATTGCAGCCATAAATATGAAATACAGATCGATTAAGAAGTGATGAAAGAAAAAGTAAGCGTATAATGGTAATACAAAACTATTGAGCTGAAACTTTGTACCTTTACACCAAAGAATCAAAAAACTATACTCAAAATTGAAGATTGTAGGGACATGAATCAACAACAGCATATAGGAAACATAGAAAAATACCTTGTTTGCCGGTACTCGCGTCTTATCGCTACGATCACTAAGAACTTATTGAATTTGATCGGTGGATCTTGATTTTTCCAGCCGATTTAAACGAAGAGGATGGGAAGAAGACGAAGATGCGAGAGAAAGACGCGATTTAGGGCTACAATTCGATTTGGGAAAAACTAGTTTTATTTCTTTGAttgtatatacatatatataattaaaatacaataaatattatttgaaaaataattataatttttaactttatttaacaaatttatttaaattttcttgtAAATAATAAGTTGGTTTAACTTAGACCtcccatttatttatttatttattatttttttagtttcatTACTTATCTTGGTTAATCGGATTAGATTTTTTATCGAAGTTTTATAATCCGAATAATATTCACAATTATTGGTAGGTCGTTTTTTCTTATACTCTcagtaattattttttgaatccATATCTGTTGTGAAGAAGATAAAGTTATcacatttaaaattgttttttttttcaaataaaaatagtcACTGAAACGAATTTTTAATTAGAGACCCTTTAACCGATAtcttcttattatttatataagtttttcatttattttactcaattaTCATTTGACGTAATAATTTTCGACATTACTTAGTAATTATCAGTAAAAAAGACAtttttcattatcttttataatatttagtaaAGACCTACTAAACATTGGTTTATTTGACTTACTCTATATCAtcacttattattataaatttttgaagtcaccaaaaagaattataaaattatttaagtttgttcatcaacattttaattattataaattt is part of the Impatiens glandulifera chromosome 1, dImpGla2.1, whole genome shotgun sequence genome and encodes:
- the LOC124918239 gene encoding protein CWC15 homolog, with the protein product MTTAARPTWAPAKGGNEQGGTRIFGPSQKYSSRDIAAHTTLKPRKEGQDTQDEVHKRNLRDELEDRERRHFSSKDKSYVEDRDRRKGSHLLLEGSRRDIDDRLVSRNVDADDADVEVRSDESDDDDDDDEDEDDTEALLAELEQIKKERAEEKLRNERQEQEEELKVKEAELLKGNPLLNNPTSFNVKRRWDDDVVFKNQARGEVKAPKRFINDTIRSDFHRKFLHKYMK
- the LOC124918230 gene encoding CRAL-TRIO domain-containing protein C3H8.02 → MALRLCSSFGYLTVPSPRSSRLIRTFSVQNPIVSSIESSKLVVEVKEKLQNDHYKLPIGRYGRDDEDMILWFLKDRKFSVEEAVSKLAKAIKWYHEFGVSELSEESIRSIAETGKSYLHEFHDTHGRPVLIVVASKHLPAKQQSSDSEKLCVFLIEKALKQLPADKQEILVILDLRGFSTENTDLKFLTFLFDVFYYYYPRRLSEVLFVEAPFVFKPVWALVKPLLKSYASLVRFCSVEDVRKEYFTESTLPHVFTK